Proteins encoded by one window of Vigna radiata var. radiata cultivar VC1973A chromosome 5, Vradiata_ver6, whole genome shotgun sequence:
- the LOC106760764 gene encoding 14-3-3-like protein D isoform X2, protein MATFSEERENFVYVAKLAEQAERYDEMVDAMKKVAKLDVELSVEERNLFSVGYKNVVGSRRASWRILSSIEQKEESKGNELNVKRIRDYRHKVELELSNICSDIMIILDEHLIPSTNIAESTVFYYKMKGDYYRYLAEFKAGDEKNEVADQSLKAYQTAATTAESELQPTHPIRLGPAILLSKRLMMLSQS, encoded by the exons ATGGCTACCTTCTCCGAGGAACGCGAGAACTTTGTATATGTTGCAAAGTTAGCTGAACAAGCTGAACGATATGATG AAATGGTGGATGCCATGAAGAAGGTGGCGAAGCTGGACGTTGAGCTGAGTGTGGAAGAGAGGAACTTGTTCTCTGTTGGATACAAAAATGTGGTGGGGTCACGGAGAGCTTCGTGGAGGATCTTGTCATCGATAGAGCAGAAAGAGGAGTCAAAAGGGAATGAGTTGAATGTTAAACGCATAAGGGATTATAGGCACAAGGTCGAGTTGGAGCTGTCTAACATTTGCAGTGACATTATGATAATTTTAGATGAGCATCTTATTCCATCCACTAATATTGCGGAGTCCACAGTGTTTTATTATAAGAT GAAAGGAGACTATTACCGGTATTTGGCAGAATTCAAAGCCGGTGATGAAAAGAATGAGGTAGCAGATCAGTCACTTAAAGCATATCAG ACAGCTGCTACCACTGCTGAGAGTGAATTACAACCTACACATCCTATTCGTTTGG GGCCTGCCATCTTGCTAAGCAAGCGTTTGATGATGCTGTCTCAGAGCTAG
- the LOC106760764 gene encoding 14-3-3-like protein D isoform X1, with protein sequence MATFSEERENFVYVAKLAEQAERYDEMVDAMKKVAKLDVELSVEERNLFSVGYKNVVGSRRASWRILSSIEQKEESKGNELNVKRIRDYRHKVELELSNICSDIMIILDEHLIPSTNIAESTVFYYKMKGDYYRYLAEFKAGDEKNEVADQSLKAYQTAATTAESELQPTHPIRLGLALNFSVFYYEIVNSAERACHLAKQAFDDAVSELDSLNEESYKDGTLILQLLRDNLTLWTSDIPEEGGNI encoded by the exons ATGGCTACCTTCTCCGAGGAACGCGAGAACTTTGTATATGTTGCAAAGTTAGCTGAACAAGCTGAACGATATGATG AAATGGTGGATGCCATGAAGAAGGTGGCGAAGCTGGACGTTGAGCTGAGTGTGGAAGAGAGGAACTTGTTCTCTGTTGGATACAAAAATGTGGTGGGGTCACGGAGAGCTTCGTGGAGGATCTTGTCATCGATAGAGCAGAAAGAGGAGTCAAAAGGGAATGAGTTGAATGTTAAACGCATAAGGGATTATAGGCACAAGGTCGAGTTGGAGCTGTCTAACATTTGCAGTGACATTATGATAATTTTAGATGAGCATCTTATTCCATCCACTAATATTGCGGAGTCCACAGTGTTTTATTATAAGAT GAAAGGAGACTATTACCGGTATTTGGCAGAATTCAAAGCCGGTGATGAAAAGAATGAGGTAGCAGATCAGTCACTTAAAGCATATCAG ACAGCTGCTACCACTGCTGAGAGTGAATTACAACCTACACATCCTATTCGTTTGGGTCTGGCTCTAAATTTCTCTGTGTTTTATTATGAGATAGTGAATTCAGCTGAAAG GGCCTGCCATCTTGCTAAGCAAGCGTTTGATGATGCTGTCTCAGAGCTAGACTCTCTGAATGAGGAATCTTACAAGGACGGTACCTTGATCTTGCAGCTGTTGAGGGATAACCTTACTTTATGGACTTCTGATATCCCTGAAGAGGGTGGTAACATATAG